In Rutidosis leptorrhynchoides isolate AG116_Rl617_1_P2 chromosome 2, CSIRO_AGI_Rlap_v1, whole genome shotgun sequence, one genomic interval encodes:
- the LOC139891579 gene encoding 3-oxoacyl-[acyl-carrier-protein] synthase I, chloroplastic-like isoform X1: MASIAAATTCSSGYILKRKESINNGVGGGSLLQFNGLRAIESNQFASKFSHSSSASTSASKSRTIKAMSASVSAPKREMDPKKRIVITGMGVVSVFGNDVDTFYDKLLEGQSGITLIDRFDASSFTVHFAGQIRNFTSVGYIDGKNDRRLDDCWRYCLVAGKKALEDANLGQQALETMDKTRIGVLVGSGMGGLTAFHNGVEALIQKGFKKITPFFIPYSITNMGSALLAIDTGLMGPNYSISTACATANYCFFAAANHIRRGDADIMVAGGTEAAINAAGVGGFIACRALSQRNDEPHRASRPWDQNRDGFVMGEGSGVLVMESLEHAQNRGANIIAEYLGGGVTCDAHHMTDPRKDGLGVSSCITKCLEDSGISPEEVNYVNCHATSTLAGDLAEVNAIKKVFKDTSGIKMNGTKSMIGHGLGAAGGLEAIACIKAINTGWLHPTINQDNLEPQVDIDTVPNVKKKHEVNVAISNSFGFGGHNSVVAFAPFKP; the protein is encoded by the exons ATGGCAAGTATTGCTGCTGCTACCACTTGTTCTTCTGGTTATATTTTAAAAAGAAAAGAATCAATAAACAATGGTGTTGGTGGTGGTTCATTGTTACAGTTTAATGGGCTTAGAGCCATTGAATCAAACCAGTTTGCTTCTAAGTTCAGCCATTCTTCCTCTGCTTCTACTTCAG CCTCAAAATCTAGAACAATCAAGGCCATGTCAGCAAGTGTTTCGGCTCCCAAACGAGAAATGGACCCAAAGAAGAGGATTGTGATAACAGGAATGGGCGTTGTGTCAGTTTTTGGTAACGATGTAGACACCTTTTATGACAAACTTTTAGAGGGTCAGAGCGGGATCACACTTATAGACAGATTTGATGCCTCCAGTTTCACTGTTCATTTTGCGGGTCAGATTCGTAATTTTACTTCAGTTGGATACATTGATGGTAAGAATGATCGTCGTCTTGATGATTGTTGGAGGTATTGTTTAGTTGCTGGTAAAAAGGCCCTTGAAGATGCTAATCTTGGCCAACAAGCTCTTGAAACA ATGGATAAAACGCGGATAGGAGTACTAGTAGGATCAGGTATGGGAGGCCTAACAGCTTTTCACAACGGAGTCGAAGCACTTATTCAAAAAGGATTCAAGAAAATCACACCGTTTTTCATTCCGTACTCGATCACCAACATGGGATCAGCATTATTGGCTATAGATACGGGCTTAATGGGCCCGAATTATTCGATTTCAACTGCTTGTGCAACTGCCAATTATTGCTTCTTTGCAGCTGCAAATCACATTAGAAGAGGAGATGCTGATATTATGGTAGCTGGTGGAACCGAAGCTGCTATCAATGCAGCCGGGGTTGGTGGGTTCATTGCTTGTAGGGCCCTTTCTCAAAGAAACGATGAGCCGCATAGGGCGTCTAGACCGTGGGATCAAAACCGTGATGGTTTTGTTATGGGTGAAGGTTCGGGTGTTCTG GTTATGGAAAGCTTGGAGCATGCACAAAATCGCGGTGCCAATATAATTGCCGAATACTTAGGTGGTGGAGTAACTTGTGATGCTCATCACATGACAGATCCTCGCAAAGATGGGCTCGGTGTTTCATCTTGCATAACCAAATGTTTAGAAGACTCCGGTATTTCACCCGAAGAG GTTAATTATGTGAATTGCCACGCAACATCAACGTTAGCTGGTGATCTAGCAGAAGTTAATGCAATCAAGAAAGTCTTTAAGGATACATCCGGGATCAAGATGAACGGAACAAAG TCGATGATTGGACACGGTCTTGGAGCTGCAGGTGGATTGGAAGCCATTGCATGCATAAAAGCAATCAACACTGGCTGGCTGCACCCCACAATTAACCAAGAT AACTTGGAGCCACAGGTTGACATTGACACAGTCCCGAATGTCAAAAAGAAACACGAAGTAAACGTTG CTATTTCTAATTCGTTTGGATTTGGTGGGCATAATTCAGTGGTTGCATTTGCTCCTTTTAAGCCCTGA
- the LOC139891579 gene encoding 3-oxoacyl-[acyl-carrier-protein] synthase I, chloroplastic-like isoform X2 produces the protein MASIAAATTCSSGYILKRKESINNGVGGGSLLQFNGLRAIESNQTIKAMSASVSAPKREMDPKKRIVITGMGVVSVFGNDVDTFYDKLLEGQSGITLIDRFDASSFTVHFAGQIRNFTSVGYIDGKNDRRLDDCWRYCLVAGKKALEDANLGQQALETMDKTRIGVLVGSGMGGLTAFHNGVEALIQKGFKKITPFFIPYSITNMGSALLAIDTGLMGPNYSISTACATANYCFFAAANHIRRGDADIMVAGGTEAAINAAGVGGFIACRALSQRNDEPHRASRPWDQNRDGFVMGEGSGVLVMESLEHAQNRGANIIAEYLGGGVTCDAHHMTDPRKDGLGVSSCITKCLEDSGISPEEVNYVNCHATSTLAGDLAEVNAIKKVFKDTSGIKMNGTKSMIGHGLGAAGGLEAIACIKAINTGWLHPTINQDNLEPQVDIDTVPNVKKKHEVNVAISNSFGFGGHNSVVAFAPFKP, from the exons ATGGCAAGTATTGCTGCTGCTACCACTTGTTCTTCTGGTTATATTTTAAAAAGAAAAGAATCAATAAACAATGGTGTTGGTGGTGGTTCATTGTTACAGTTTAATGGGCTTAGAGCCATTGAATCAAACCA AACAATCAAGGCCATGTCAGCAAGTGTTTCGGCTCCCAAACGAGAAATGGACCCAAAGAAGAGGATTGTGATAACAGGAATGGGCGTTGTGTCAGTTTTTGGTAACGATGTAGACACCTTTTATGACAAACTTTTAGAGGGTCAGAGCGGGATCACACTTATAGACAGATTTGATGCCTCCAGTTTCACTGTTCATTTTGCGGGTCAGATTCGTAATTTTACTTCAGTTGGATACATTGATGGTAAGAATGATCGTCGTCTTGATGATTGTTGGAGGTATTGTTTAGTTGCTGGTAAAAAGGCCCTTGAAGATGCTAATCTTGGCCAACAAGCTCTTGAAACA ATGGATAAAACGCGGATAGGAGTACTAGTAGGATCAGGTATGGGAGGCCTAACAGCTTTTCACAACGGAGTCGAAGCACTTATTCAAAAAGGATTCAAGAAAATCACACCGTTTTTCATTCCGTACTCGATCACCAACATGGGATCAGCATTATTGGCTATAGATACGGGCTTAATGGGCCCGAATTATTCGATTTCAACTGCTTGTGCAACTGCCAATTATTGCTTCTTTGCAGCTGCAAATCACATTAGAAGAGGAGATGCTGATATTATGGTAGCTGGTGGAACCGAAGCTGCTATCAATGCAGCCGGGGTTGGTGGGTTCATTGCTTGTAGGGCCCTTTCTCAAAGAAACGATGAGCCGCATAGGGCGTCTAGACCGTGGGATCAAAACCGTGATGGTTTTGTTATGGGTGAAGGTTCGGGTGTTCTG GTTATGGAAAGCTTGGAGCATGCACAAAATCGCGGTGCCAATATAATTGCCGAATACTTAGGTGGTGGAGTAACTTGTGATGCTCATCACATGACAGATCCTCGCAAAGATGGGCTCGGTGTTTCATCTTGCATAACCAAATGTTTAGAAGACTCCGGTATTTCACCCGAAGAG GTTAATTATGTGAATTGCCACGCAACATCAACGTTAGCTGGTGATCTAGCAGAAGTTAATGCAATCAAGAAAGTCTTTAAGGATACATCCGGGATCAAGATGAACGGAACAAAG TCGATGATTGGACACGGTCTTGGAGCTGCAGGTGGATTGGAAGCCATTGCATGCATAAAAGCAATCAACACTGGCTGGCTGCACCCCACAATTAACCAAGAT AACTTGGAGCCACAGGTTGACATTGACACAGTCCCGAATGTCAAAAAGAAACACGAAGTAAACGTTG CTATTTCTAATTCGTTTGGATTTGGTGGGCATAATTCAGTGGTTGCATTTGCTCCTTTTAAGCCCTGA